A genomic segment from Dermatobacter hominis encodes:
- the rsfS gene encoding ribosome silencing factor yields the protein MTVTSPEESLRTALAAAEGAEDKLATDVVILHVGPVVGVAEYFVLATAGNDRQVKAVVDAVEQRVAHDIGEKPRSVEGADARRWVLLDYGDVVVHVFLAEERDYYRLERLYADAPVVERG from the coding sequence GTGACCGTCACCAGCCCGGAGGAGTCGCTCCGCACCGCGCTCGCGGCGGCCGAGGGGGCCGAGGACAAGCTGGCCACCGACGTGGTGATCCTGCACGTCGGCCCGGTCGTCGGCGTGGCCGAGTACTTCGTGCTCGCCACGGCCGGCAACGACCGCCAGGTGAAGGCGGTGGTCGACGCCGTCGAGCAGCGCGTGGCCCACGACATCGGCGAGAAGCCCCGCTCCGTCGAGGGCGCCGATGCCCGCCGGTGGGTGCTGCTCGACTACGGCGACGTGGTGGTCCACGTGTTCCTCGCCGAGGAGCGGGACTACTACCGGCTCGAACGGCTCTACGCCGACGCGCCGGTCGTGGAACGCGGCTGA
- a CDS encoding class II 3-deoxy-7-phosphoheptulonate synthase: protein MADMPSPGAERAPWTPTTWRDRHAEQQPEWPDEAVLDGTLKTLSSYPPLVFAGEARQLTADLGRVAAGEAFLLQGGDCAESFEAFSADSIRERLKVILQMAVVLTYSAGVPAVKVGRIAGQFAKPRSSAIETVGGVGLPSFRGHMVNDIAFTAAARVPDPQRLVEAYHQSASTLNLLRAFTKGGFADLGRVHQWTQEFVRSSPEALRYERLAQEIDRALRFMRACGLDPDTVPALHEVDFYTSHEALVLGYEEALTRRDSLTGDFYDCSAHMIWIGERTRGLDDAHVEFFRGVGNPVGVKVGPTASTDEVLELCEVLNPGRIPGRLTLITRMGADSITDGLRPLLRAVTDAGHPVVWTCDPMHGNTFTAPSGKKTRHFDAILGEIKGFFDAHAAEGTWPGGVHVELTGDDVTECLGGAEDLVDDDLGLRYESMCDPRLNGRQSLDLAFRVAELLQS from the coding sequence ATGGCCGACATGCCCTCCCCCGGAGCCGAGCGCGCCCCGTGGACCCCCACGACCTGGCGCGACCGGCATGCCGAGCAGCAGCCCGAGTGGCCCGACGAGGCCGTGCTCGACGGCACGCTGAAGACGCTGTCGTCCTATCCCCCGCTGGTGTTCGCCGGTGAAGCCCGACAGCTGACCGCGGATCTCGGCCGCGTGGCCGCCGGCGAGGCGTTCCTGCTGCAGGGCGGCGACTGCGCCGAGTCCTTCGAGGCGTTCTCCGCCGACTCCATCCGTGAGCGGCTGAAGGTCATCCTCCAGATGGCCGTCGTGCTCACGTACTCGGCGGGCGTGCCGGCGGTGAAGGTCGGCCGGATCGCCGGGCAGTTCGCCAAGCCCCGCTCGTCGGCCATCGAGACCGTCGGCGGCGTCGGCCTGCCCAGCTTCCGCGGCCACATGGTGAACGACATCGCGTTCACCGCCGCGGCCCGCGTCCCGGACCCGCAGCGGCTCGTCGAGGCGTACCACCAGTCGGCGTCCACGCTGAACCTGCTGCGAGCCTTCACGAAGGGCGGCTTCGCCGACCTCGGCCGGGTCCACCAGTGGACCCAGGAGTTCGTCCGCAGCAGCCCCGAGGCGCTGCGCTACGAGCGGCTCGCCCAGGAGATCGACCGGGCGCTGCGGTTCATGCGGGCGTGCGGGCTCGATCCCGACACGGTGCCGGCGCTGCACGAGGTCGACTTCTACACGAGCCACGAGGCGCTGGTGCTCGGCTACGAGGAGGCCCTGACCCGGCGCGACTCGCTGACCGGCGACTTCTACGACTGCTCGGCCCACATGATCTGGATCGGCGAGCGCACCCGGGGCCTCGACGACGCCCACGTCGAGTTCTTCCGCGGGGTCGGCAACCCGGTCGGCGTGAAGGTCGGTCCGACCGCCTCCACCGACGAGGTGCTCGAGCTGTGCGAGGTCCTCAACCCCGGGCGGATCCCCGGCCGGCTCACGCTCATCACCCGCATGGGCGCGGACTCCATCACCGACGGCCTCCGACCGCTGCTGCGAGCGGTGACCGACGCCGGCCACCCCGTCGTGTGGACGTGCGACCCGATGCACGGCAACACGTTCACGGCGCCGAGCGGCAAGAAGACCCGCCACTTCGACGCGATCCTGGGCGAGATCAAGGGGTTCTTCGACGCCCACGCCGCCGAGGGAACGTGGCCGGGCGGCGTCCACGTGGAGCTCACCGGCGACGACGTGACCGAGTGCCTCGGCGGCGCCGAGGACCTCGTCGACGACGACCTCGGCCTGCGCTACGAGTCGATGTGCGACCCGCGGCTCAACGGCCGTCAGTCGCTCGACCTCGCCTTCCGCGTGGCCGAGCTGCTCCAGAGCTGA
- a CDS encoding sigma-70 family RNA polymerase sigma factor, producing MSDSVGMYLNEIGAVALLNAEEERELSRTIEAGAEARRRKAAGERGRDLDKQIAAAAAAKDRFIRANLRLVVSVARRYPLPPGMELLDLVQEGNMGLEHAVDKFDWRKGFKFSTYATFWIRQAIGRALDQKASLVRLPGDRSAALRCALRAVSGDGDELDDENARLHRLTTPTSLDRTVGDDDSNELVDLLADDRPSPEDELLSAEHDEWLHGLLDVLDPRARSAVEARFGLGDGRRRSYREVGEDLGVTAEAARRLVKRAVTTVRDRALAGASA from the coding sequence ATGAGCGATTCCGTAGGGATGTACCTGAACGAGATCGGTGCCGTCGCACTCCTCAACGCCGAGGAGGAGCGGGAGCTGTCCCGCACCATCGAGGCGGGCGCCGAGGCCCGGCGGCGCAAGGCCGCCGGCGAGCGGGGCCGGGACCTCGACAAGCAGATCGCAGCCGCTGCGGCGGCCAAGGACCGCTTCATCCGGGCGAACCTGCGGCTGGTGGTGAGCGTCGCACGCCGCTACCCGCTGCCCCCCGGCATGGAGCTGCTCGACCTGGTGCAGGAGGGGAACATGGGCCTCGAGCACGCCGTCGACAAGTTCGACTGGCGCAAGGGCTTCAAGTTCTCCACCTACGCCACCTTCTGGATCCGCCAGGCCATCGGCCGGGCGCTCGACCAGAAGGCCTCGCTCGTCCGCCTGCCCGGCGACCGCTCCGCCGCCCTCCGCTGCGCCCTGCGCGCCGTGTCCGGCGACGGTGACGAGCTCGACGACGAGAACGCCCGGCTCCACCGGCTCACCACCCCGACCTCGCTCGACCGCACCGTCGGCGACGACGACTCGAACGAGCTCGTGGACCTGCTCGCCGACGACCGTCCCAGCCCCGAGGACGAGCTGCTCAGCGCCGAGCACGACGAGTGGCTGCACGGCCTGCTCGACGTGCTCGACCCGCGGGCCCGCTCCGCGGTCGAGGCCCGATTCGGCCTCGGTGACGGCCGCCGCCGCAGCTACCGAGAGGTCGGCGAGGACCTGGGTGTGACCGCCGAGGCCGCCCGTCGCCTCGTGAAGCGCGCGGTCACCACCGTGCGGGACCGGGCGCTGGCCGGCGCCTCGGCCTGA
- the leuS gene encoding leucine--tRNA ligase, whose product MSTTASADPSGAPEAPTVDPYDPQAIEPHWQAYWREHGTYEVDNDDPRPRSYVLCMYPYPSGAAHMGHVRNYTFGDLLTRYRTMQGEAVLSPMGFDSFGLPAENAAIQTGVHPRTFTDERIEMLRSSITRIGGVYDWRREVRSHSPENIHWSQWIFLKLFEAGLAYRKAAPVNWCPGCQTVLANEQVIDGRCDRSGDVVERRDLEQWYLRITDYAQQLLDDLDIVQWPDRVVTQQRNWIGRSEGAEFEMAVVDADGEVRRDLPGVPSVRVFTTRPDTSYGMTFCVLAPEHPLVPVITTEDRRADVEAFVERARNTAEIDRLSTEGAVEDRGCATGAYALNPFTGRPVPIYLADYVLATYGTGAVMAVPGEDQRDWDFATAFGLPIIETVERPEGWDGQAYSGPGVHVNSPVDPSAVPGPDLNGLDVPTAKDRAIEWLEADERGERTVNFRLRDWLVSRQRFWGCPIPIVYCEQCGPRPVPLDELPVLAPDDVEFRPTGQSPLRFHEGFLLTTCPECDGPATRETDTMDTFVDSSWYFLRFCDPWSSDAPFSKEAVASWMPVDQYIGGAEHAVLHLMYARFFTKALSDLGVAPADLREPFTRLFTQGMIRLDGSKMSKSKGNLVAPEEIIDTYGADTLRLAHLAVKPPEEDVDWEDFGLDGCARFLARVWRVAVPGSDLLQRTREGARTEADEAIVRATHRLVADVTEAFERWSYNVAVARSMAFVNDLYRYVQTDEGPHGEVVAEAVDTLLLLLAPAAPHITAELWSRRAAELGTAGRHVHAEPWPVADPELLVEDTVTMVVQVAGKVRDRIEVPADADEATCERLALASEKVQGILDGATPRKVIVRPPKLVNIVP is encoded by the coding sequence ATGTCGACAACCGCCAGCGCCGATCCGAGCGGTGCGCCCGAGGCCCCGACGGTCGATCCGTACGATCCCCAGGCCATCGAGCCGCACTGGCAGGCGTACTGGCGCGAGCACGGCACGTACGAGGTCGACAACGACGATCCCCGGCCCCGCAGCTACGTCCTGTGCATGTACCCGTACCCGTCGGGCGCGGCGCACATGGGCCACGTGCGCAACTACACCTTCGGCGACCTGCTGACCCGGTACCGCACGATGCAGGGCGAGGCCGTCCTGTCGCCGATGGGCTTCGACAGCTTCGGCCTGCCGGCCGAGAACGCGGCGATCCAGACCGGTGTGCACCCCCGCACGTTCACCGACGAGCGGATCGAGATGCTGCGGAGCTCGATCACCCGGATCGGCGGCGTCTACGACTGGCGGCGAGAGGTCCGCAGCCACAGCCCCGAGAACATCCACTGGTCGCAGTGGATCTTCCTGAAGCTGTTCGAGGCCGGCCTGGCCTACCGCAAGGCGGCGCCGGTCAACTGGTGCCCGGGCTGCCAGACGGTGCTGGCCAACGAGCAGGTGATCGACGGTCGCTGCGACCGCTCGGGCGACGTCGTCGAGCGGCGCGACCTGGAGCAGTGGTACCTCCGCATCACCGACTACGCGCAGCAGCTGCTCGACGATCTGGACATCGTGCAGTGGCCCGACCGGGTCGTCACGCAGCAGCGCAACTGGATCGGGCGGTCCGAGGGCGCCGAGTTCGAGATGGCCGTGGTGGACGCCGACGGCGAGGTGCGCAGGGACCTGCCCGGCGTCCCGAGCGTGCGCGTCTTCACGACCCGCCCCGACACCAGCTACGGCATGACGTTCTGCGTGCTGGCGCCCGAGCACCCGTTGGTGCCGGTGATCACCACCGAGGACCGCCGGGCCGACGTCGAAGCGTTCGTCGAGCGGGCCCGCAACACCGCGGAGATCGACCGGCTGTCGACCGAGGGCGCCGTCGAGGACCGCGGCTGCGCCACCGGCGCCTACGCGCTGAACCCGTTCACGGGCCGGCCGGTGCCGATCTACCTGGCCGACTACGTGCTGGCCACCTACGGCACGGGCGCGGTCATGGCGGTGCCGGGCGAGGACCAGCGCGACTGGGACTTCGCCACTGCGTTCGGGCTGCCGATCATCGAGACCGTCGAGCGCCCCGAGGGCTGGGACGGCCAGGCGTACTCGGGCCCGGGCGTGCACGTGAACTCGCCGGTCGACCCCTCGGCCGTGCCGGGTCCCGACCTGAACGGGCTCGACGTCCCGACCGCGAAGGACCGGGCGATCGAGTGGCTCGAGGCCGACGAGCGCGGCGAGCGCACGGTGAACTTCCGCCTGCGCGACTGGCTGGTGTCGCGGCAGCGGTTCTGGGGCTGCCCGATCCCGATCGTGTACTGCGAGCAGTGCGGGCCGCGCCCGGTGCCGCTCGACGAGCTGCCGGTGCTGGCGCCCGACGACGTCGAGTTCCGCCCGACGGGCCAGTCGCCGCTGCGGTTCCACGAGGGCTTCCTGCTCACGACCTGTCCCGAATGCGACGGCCCCGCCACGCGGGAGACCGACACGATGGACACGTTCGTCGACTCGTCCTGGTACTTCCTGCGCTTCTGCGACCCGTGGAGCTCCGACGCGCCGTTCTCCAAGGAGGCGGTCGCCTCGTGGATGCCGGTCGACCAGTACATCGGCGGGGCGGAGCACGCGGTCCTGCACCTCATGTACGCCCGCTTCTTCACCAAGGCGCTGTCGGACCTCGGGGTGGCGCCGGCGGACCTGCGCGAGCCGTTCACCCGGCTGTTCACGCAGGGGATGATCCGCCTGGACGGCTCGAAGATGTCGAAGTCCAAGGGCAACCTGGTCGCGCCCGAGGAGATCATCGACACCTACGGCGCCGACACGCTGCGGCTGGCCCACCTGGCGGTGAAGCCGCCCGAGGAGGACGTCGACTGGGAGGACTTCGGCCTCGACGGCTGCGCCCGGTTCCTGGCCCGCGTCTGGAGGGTGGCGGTGCCGGGCTCGGACCTGCTGCAGCGCACGCGCGAAGGTGCGCGGACCGAGGCCGACGAGGCGATCGTGCGCGCCACGCACCGCCTGGTCGCCGACGTGACCGAGGCGTTCGAGCGCTGGTCCTACAACGTCGCGGTGGCCCGCTCGATGGCGTTCGTCAACGACCTGTACCGGTACGTCCAGACCGATGAGGGTCCGCACGGCGAGGTCGTCGCCGAGGCCGTCGACACGCTGCTCCTGCTGCTGGCGCCCGCCGCCCCGCACATCACCGCCGAGCTGTGGTCCCGGCGGGCGGCGGAGCTGGGTACCGCCGGGCGGCACGTGCACGCCGAGCCCTGGCCGGTCGCCGACCCCGAGCTGCTGGTCGAGGACACCGTGACCATGGTCGTGCAGGTGGCCGGCAAGGTCCGCGACCGGATCGAGGTGCCGGCCGACGCCGACGAGGCGACCTGCGAGCGCCTGGCGCTGGCGTCCGAGAAGGTCCAGGGGATCCTCGACGGGGCGACGCCCCGGAAGGTGATCGTCCGACCCCCGAAGCTGGTCAACATCGTCCCGTAG
- a CDS encoding LytR C-terminal domain-containing protein translates to MTATDSGPTTDVEPPAGADPGSEVTVVRRRRAEQSKSGGRARRGGVDRGRTVWWQLGTTLAFVALLVGLAVVGYRASLLITGGGTDKVTDPKAPGYVAEVRPTPVDLVAVTTDDGTLAAALIVSSSGGDAGGTVSALPATMSAGPGEDGLYPPIGDAYATGGLDELRSVLGTGLTFGFTSAEEVAAGDFKAFTGLAGPLTVKNVDNLIDNSERGKIQADPENESVRYRAGDVVLQPDEVITYLGFAGVGEKPDRQMLRHLTVWEQLLNALKGKDLSAIGASSAGDGVSGGGASAVAELLSELEGGTVRYEPVPLVQQPIPGTYFTTMVPDAAALPTYVARVVPFPTSATPGQRARVELLNGTSKEDSALLAAPKVVAAGGEISLLGNAGSFDVAATEVEYLAPEAEQAADEIAKALGVTATEATSQSGGIDVRVTVGGDRTS, encoded by the coding sequence ATGACGGCGACCGACAGCGGGCCAACCACGGATGTGGAACCCCCCGCGGGCGCCGATCCCGGCAGCGAGGTCACGGTCGTCCGGCGGCGTCGCGCCGAGCAGTCCAAGAGCGGCGGCCGGGCCCGCCGTGGCGGTGTGGACCGTGGTCGGACGGTCTGGTGGCAGCTGGGCACCACGCTCGCGTTCGTCGCGCTGCTGGTCGGCCTAGCGGTCGTCGGGTACCGCGCCAGCCTCCTGATCACGGGCGGCGGCACCGACAAGGTCACCGATCCGAAGGCGCCGGGCTACGTCGCCGAGGTCCGGCCCACCCCGGTCGACCTGGTCGCGGTGACCACCGACGACGGCACCCTGGCCGCCGCACTGATCGTCTCCAGCTCCGGTGGCGACGCCGGCGGCACGGTGTCGGCGCTGCCGGCGACGATGTCGGCCGGCCCCGGCGAGGACGGGCTCTACCCGCCGATCGGCGACGCGTACGCGACCGGCGGCCTCGACGAGCTCCGGTCGGTGCTCGGGACGGGGTTGACCTTCGGGTTCACCTCCGCCGAGGAGGTCGCCGCCGGGGACTTCAAGGCGTTCACCGGCCTGGCCGGCCCCCTCACGGTGAAGAACGTCGACAACCTGATCGACAACAGCGAGCGCGGGAAGATCCAGGCCGATCCCGAGAACGAGTCGGTGCGATACCGGGCCGGCGACGTCGTCCTGCAGCCCGACGAGGTCATCACCTACCTGGGGTTCGCGGGCGTGGGCGAGAAGCCCGACCGCCAGATGCTGCGCCACCTCACGGTGTGGGAGCAGCTCCTCAACGCGCTCAAGGGCAAGGACCTGTCGGCCATCGGCGCGTCGTCGGCCGGCGACGGTGTCTCCGGCGGGGGAGCGAGCGCGGTGGCCGAGCTGCTGTCCGAGCTCGAGGGCGGCACGGTCCGGTACGAGCCCGTGCCGCTGGTCCAGCAGCCGATCCCCGGCACCTACTTCACGACGATGGTCCCCGACGCCGCGGCGCTGCCGACGTACGTCGCCCGGGTCGTGCCGTTCCCGACGTCGGCCACGCCGGGTCAGCGGGCCCGCGTCGAGCTGCTGAACGGCACCTCCAAGGAGGACTCCGCACTCCTCGCGGCCCCCAAGGTGGTGGCGGCCGGCGGTGAGATCTCGCTGCTCGGCAACGCCGGCTCCTTCGACGTCGCCGCCACCGAGGTCGAGTACCTCGCCCCCGAGGCCGAGCAGGCCGCCGACGAGATCGCGAAGGCGCTCGGGGTGACGGCGACCGAGGCGACCTCGCAGTCCGGCGGCATCGACGTGCGCGTCACCGTCGGCGGGGACCGCACCTCGTGA
- the nadD gene encoding nicotinate-nucleotide adenylyltransferase: protein MAAGTTRGSSGRRIGVFGGTFDPPHIGHLVTAVRVAEALDLDLVLMVVANVPWQKVGLRRITPADVRMDMVRAAVEGVDVLEACDLEIERGGETYTVDTLAALRAAGPDDDLVLVLGSDAAAGLDTWDRPEELRGLCRLAVVERPGSPVVVPDGFRWDAVRVPMLEVSSTEIRERVAEGRSIRFLLPEGAVSLVEQHRLYR, encoded by the coding sequence ATGGCCGCGGGGACGACGCGGGGGTCCTCGGGCCGGCGCATCGGCGTCTTCGGCGGGACCTTCGATCCGCCCCACATCGGCCATCTGGTCACCGCCGTGCGGGTCGCGGAGGCCCTCGACCTCGACCTCGTGCTGATGGTCGTGGCCAACGTCCCGTGGCAGAAGGTGGGTTTGCGCCGGATCACCCCTGCGGATGTCCGGATGGACATGGTGCGGGCCGCCGTCGAGGGCGTCGACGTGCTGGAGGCGTGCGACCTCGAGATCGAACGGGGCGGCGAGACCTACACGGTCGACACCTTGGCGGCGCTCCGCGCCGCCGGCCCCGATGACGACCTCGTCCTGGTGCTCGGCTCCGACGCCGCCGCCGGGCTCGACACCTGGGACCGGCCCGAGGAGCTTCGGGGGCTGTGCCGGTTGGCGGTGGTCGAGCGGCCGGGCTCGCCGGTCGTGGTGCCCGACGGGTTCCGCTGGGACGCCGTCCGCGTGCCGATGCTCGAGGTCTCCTCGACCGAGATCCGCGAGCGGGTGGCCGAGGGCCGTTCGATCCGGTTCCTCCTGCCCGAGGGGGCTGTCTCCCTGGTGGAGCAGCACCGCCTCTATCGTTGA
- a CDS encoding YdeI/OmpD-associated family protein — protein MATFTTTLFQDGRNVGIEVPEEVVLGFGAGKRVPVVVTIAGYSYESTITVMGGRYLIPLAAAHRTAAGVAGGEEHEIEVVHDTAPRTTPVPDDLAAALAAADRSEAFDALAPSKRKEHVRQVTDAKAEATRQRRIEKVVDSLG, from the coding sequence ATGGCGACGTTCACGACCACGCTCTTCCAGGACGGCCGCAACGTGGGCATCGAGGTGCCCGAGGAGGTCGTGCTCGGGTTCGGCGCGGGCAAGCGGGTGCCGGTCGTGGTCACGATCGCCGGCTACAGCTACGAATCGACGATCACGGTCATGGGCGGGCGCTACCTCATCCCGCTCGCCGCGGCGCACCGGACGGCGGCGGGCGTCGCCGGCGGCGAGGAGCACGAGATCGAGGTGGTCCACGACACCGCGCCGCGGACCACGCCCGTGCCCGACGACCTCGCCGCCGCGCTCGCCGCCGCCGATCGGAGCGAGGCGTTCGACGCCCTCGCCCCCTCCAAGAGGAAGGAGCACGTCCGCCAGGTCACCGATGCCAAGGCAGAGGCGACGCGCCAGCGACGGATCGAGAAGGTCGTGGACTCGCTCGGGTGA
- a CDS encoding 13E12 repeat family protein, with protein sequence MAAEPDPTPQEALPDEPAPPAEVVDTARLRWQVEQAIRAFARSQADLLVLLAPFDASGEWAHDGHDSCASWLAERHGIARSTARDWLRVSHELARCPAARQAFADGRLSYSAARAVTRVTPQHAGRAAELVEIATSTAINDLPRTLARWIQHNETAAQQADRHERETRLSVRTEADGMSVMTLVLPPAQMAEILTVVDGEVQRGTGFASTPHGSPRRSLAGQRARCLHHVATSGAGATVTREVIVHVRGDGCTMHDGTPVSSHAVASLIGGSFIRALLHDIEDKPIDATNRRRFPTARQKRVVDERHGGRCVTCGSTQLIEYDHDPPFSVSRRTVVDELRPHCAVCHRAHHHGDPEPS encoded by the coding sequence ATGGCAGCCGAACCCGACCCGACGCCGCAGGAGGCACTCCCGGACGAGCCGGCCCCGCCGGCCGAGGTCGTCGACACCGCCCGGCTCCGCTGGCAGGTCGAGCAGGCGATCCGAGCGTTCGCCCGTTCGCAGGCCGACCTCCTGGTGCTGCTCGCGCCGTTCGACGCCTCGGGCGAGTGGGCCCACGACGGCCACGACAGCTGCGCCTCGTGGCTCGCCGAACGTCACGGCATCGCCCGGAGCACCGCCCGGGACTGGCTGCGCGTCTCGCACGAGCTCGCCCGTTGCCCGGCGGCGCGCCAGGCGTTCGCCGACGGGCGCCTGTCGTACTCGGCCGCGAGGGCGGTCACACGGGTGACCCCGCAGCACGCCGGTCGCGCCGCCGAGCTCGTCGAGATCGCCACGTCGACGGCGATCAACGACCTGCCGCGGACGCTGGCCCGGTGGATCCAGCACAACGAGACCGCCGCGCAGCAGGCGGACCGCCACGAACGGGAGACGCGGCTCTCGGTCCGCACGGAGGCGGACGGGATGAGCGTGATGACGCTGGTGCTGCCCCCGGCACAGATGGCGGAGATCCTGACCGTGGTGGACGGGGAGGTGCAGCGCGGGACCGGGTTCGCGTCGACCCCGCACGGCAGCCCGCGTCGATCGCTCGCCGGCCAGCGCGCCCGCTGTCTGCACCACGTCGCCACGAGCGGCGCCGGGGCCACGGTCACCCGGGAGGTGATCGTGCACGTGCGTGGTGACGGCTGCACCATGCACGACGGGACGCCGGTCTCGTCGCACGCCGTCGCATCGCTCATCGGCGGGTCGTTCATCCGGGCCCTCCTGCACGACATCGAGGACAAGCCGATCGACGCGACCAACCGGCGCCGCTTCCCGACGGCGCGTCAGAAGCGTGTGGTCGACGAGCGCCATGGCGGCCGCTGCGTCACCTGCGGGTCGACCCAACTGATCGAGTACGACCACGACCCGCCGTTCTCGGTCTCCCGCCGTACGGTGGTCGACGAGCTGCGACCGCACTGCGCGGTGTGCCACAGGGCGCATCACCACGGGGATCCCGAACCTTCCTGA
- a CDS encoding fatty acyl-AMP ligase, with protein sequence MLSSELSLISRIESVAERGQGKVTFVAGDDHETLTWGQLHAEARAVAAALQARGVGPGDHVALLGPTTRRLVTAIQAIWLTGGALVTMPLPMRMGALDQFIEQTRARIRRADSKVVVIDSQLADFVEPVPGDPPFIGLDSLFEGDGPTAADYVRPADDPSALAVLQFTSGSTSEPKGVMLPHENICHNLDGAWTAAELTHDEVIVSWLPLYHDMGLVGLLTIPMTRDTHLVQGAPQDFLAKPIRWMRWLTEFHGTASAGPNFSYALAARALKRTDEQLELSQVRMFLNGAEPIDAPTFRRFLEAGERFGLEPGVAFPAFGMAEVCIAGCFPTPGKGLVTDVVDRTALETEHRAVPVDADSEGSTELALLGRPVPGLEIEIIDTATGEPCADRQVGELRITGNSVTTGYYQQPEATEELIVDGWLHTGDLAYTVGGELVICGRIKDVIIVGGRNVYPQDIEKVVGEVEGVRTGNVIAFGIEGRQGAQNIIVVAESKASGHEELRREITRVVTESVGIPPKEVILVQPGSVPKTSSGKLQRSACRLQYLADELDVLQPA encoded by the coding sequence GTGCTGTCATCCGAACTGTCCCTGATCTCCCGCATCGAGTCCGTCGCCGAGCGCGGCCAGGGCAAGGTGACGTTCGTGGCCGGCGACGACCACGAGACGCTGACGTGGGGGCAGCTGCACGCCGAGGCCCGGGCGGTGGCCGCCGCCCTGCAGGCCCGGGGGGTCGGCCCCGGCGACCACGTCGCCCTGCTCGGCCCGACGACCCGACGGCTGGTGACCGCGATCCAGGCCATCTGGCTGACGGGTGGCGCGCTCGTCACCATGCCGCTGCCGATGCGCATGGGCGCGCTCGACCAGTTCATCGAGCAGACCCGCGCGCGCATCCGCCGCGCCGACTCCAAGGTCGTGGTGATCGACAGCCAGCTCGCGGATTTCGTCGAGCCGGTGCCGGGCGACCCGCCGTTCATCGGGCTCGACAGCTTGTTCGAAGGTGACGGTCCCACGGCGGCCGACTACGTGCGGCCGGCCGACGACCCCTCGGCCCTGGCGGTGCTGCAGTTCACGTCCGGCTCCACGTCCGAGCCGAAGGGCGTGATGCTTCCGCACGAGAACATCTGCCACAACCTCGACGGCGCCTGGACGGCTGCGGAGCTCACGCACGACGAGGTCATCGTCAGCTGGCTGCCGCTGTACCACGACATGGGCCTCGTCGGGCTCCTGACGATCCCGATGACCCGCGACACGCACCTGGTGCAGGGCGCCCCCCAGGACTTCCTGGCCAAGCCGATCCGCTGGATGCGCTGGCTGACGGAGTTCCACGGGACGGCGTCGGCCGGGCCGAACTTCTCCTACGCGCTGGCCGCCCGGGCGCTGAAGCGGACCGACGAGCAGCTCGAGCTGTCGCAGGTCCGTATGTTCCTCAACGGCGCCGAGCCGATCGACGCACCGACGTTCCGCCGCTTCCTCGAGGCGGGGGAGCGCTTCGGGCTCGAGCCCGGCGTCGCGTTCCCCGCCTTCGGCATGGCCGAGGTGTGCATCGCCGGGTGCTTCCCGACCCCTGGCAAGGGCCTCGTGACCGACGTGGTCGACCGCACCGCGCTCGAGACCGAGCACCGCGCCGTCCCCGTCGACGCCGACAGCGAGGGCTCGACCGAGCTCGCCCTCCTGGGCCGGCCCGTGCCCGGCCTCGAGATCGAGATCATCGACACGGCGACCGGCGAGCCCTGCGCGGACCGCCAGGTCGGCGAGCTGCGCATCACCGGCAACTCCGTGACCACGGGCTACTACCAGCAGCCCGAGGCGACGGAGGAGCTGATCGTCGACGGCTGGCTCCACACCGGTGACCTCGCCTACACGGTCGGCGGCGAGCTCGTGATCTGCGGCCGCATCAAGGACGTGATCATCGTCGGCGGTCGCAACGTGTACCCGCAGGACATCGAGAAGGTCGTCGGCGAGGTCGAGGGCGTCCGCACCGGCAACGTCATCGCCTTCGGCATCGAGGGCCGTCAGGGTGCGCAGAACATCATCGTGGTCGCCGAGTCGAAGGCGTCCGGCCACGAGGAGCTCCGTCGTGAGATCACGCGCGTGGTGACCGAGTCCGTGGGCATCCCGCCCAAGGAGGTCATCCTCGTGCAGCCCGGGTCGGTGCCGAAGACCTCGTCGGGCAAGCTGCAGCGCTCCGCCTGCCGGCTGCAGTACCTCGCCGACGAGCTCGACGTCCTGCAGCCCGCCTGA